Proteins co-encoded in one Stomoxys calcitrans chromosome 5, idStoCalc2.1, whole genome shotgun sequence genomic window:
- the LOC106088015 gene encoding uncharacterized protein LOC106088015 codes for MPTKQEIIDMMENHLPGEPINIGRSEQPPAYPSLEPSALQMQQEDTFPENEFRGSVYSITQAPIAHPPAQFGARSHLAYCPSCRSQMLTRVDYEATMMTHIIAAILCCTTCSCCLPYLFDNCKSARHYCPQCESYLGSQVK; via the exons ATGCCAACAAAACAGGAAATCATAGATATGATGGAGAACCATCTGCCGGGTGAGCCAATAAACATTGGACGGAGTGAACAACCCCCCGCTTATCCCTCATTGGAACCGTCTGCCTTACAAATGCAACAGGAGGATACTTTTCCAGAAAATGAATTTAGAGGAAGCGTTTATTCAATAACCCAGGCCCCCATTG CCCATCCACCTGCTCAGTTTGGGGCTCGCTCCCATTTGGCCTATTGTCCTTCGTGTCGATCGCAAATGCTGACTCGCGTCGATTATGAGGCAACTATGATGACTCACATTATTGCTGCTATCTTGTGCTGTACCAC ATGCTCGTGTTGTTTGCCCTACCTTTTCGACAATTGCAAAAGCGCTCGCCATTATTGTCCCCAGTGTGAATCATATTTAGGCTCCCAGGTGAAGTAG
- the LOC131998096 gene encoding lipopolysaccharide-induced tumor necrosis factor-alpha factor homolog, with protein MATPMGPESQQALCPQCQQNIQTVIEPRATTKTHILALVLCVFGCCPCAACLYCTKCARNAEHYCPTCNSFLGVYER; from the exons ATGGCAACACCTATGGGTCCTGAATCGCAACAGGCTCTATGCCCGCAGTGCCAGCAAAATATTCAAACCGTAATCGAGCCAagggcaacaacaaaaacccatATTTTAGCTTTAGTTTTGTGTGTATTTGG GTGTTGTCCTTGCGCTGCTTGCCTGTATTGTACCAAATGTGCTCGCAATGCTGAACACTATTGCCCAACTTGCAATTCTTTTCTGGGAGTCTATGAACGCTGA